A single genomic interval of uncultured Desulfobulbus sp. harbors:
- a CDS encoding RsbRD N-terminal domain-containing protein, whose amino-acid sequence MELKEALGGKKKEILALWIERTLDSYTSPGFFKKATDPFANPVGANISMGLTGLFEALVEGQGADAYSKPLDQVVRIRAVQEFTPGQAVAPFLELKWVIKQVLSKDKATQALLGNLDHLDCEIDRIALAAFDIYSECREQLYRNRIAELKSGRSILTDAACPSALMKQEQEKAE is encoded by the coding sequence ATGGAACTCAAAGAAGCGCTGGGCGGAAAGAAGAAGGAAATTCTCGCGTTATGGATCGAGCGAACGCTGGATAGCTACACCTCGCCGGGCTTCTTTAAAAAGGCCACCGATCCCTTTGCCAATCCCGTGGGTGCCAACATTTCCATGGGGCTGACCGGGCTCTTCGAAGCGCTCGTCGAGGGGCAGGGAGCAGATGCCTATAGCAAACCACTGGATCAGGTGGTTCGCATCAGGGCGGTGCAGGAGTTCACGCCGGGACAGGCTGTTGCACCGTTTCTGGAGCTGAAGTGGGTGATCAAACAGGTTCTCTCCAAGGACAAGGCCACGCAGGCACTGTTGGGGAACCTTGATCACCTGGATTGTGAGATTGATCGCATTGCCTTGGCTGCTTTTGATATCTACAGCGAATGCCGGGAGCAGTTGTACCGCAACCGGATTGCTGAACTGAAGAGCGGCCGCTCGATTTTGACGGACGCGGCATGTCCGTCTGCCCTGATGAAGCAGGAGCAGGAAAAGGCTGAGTAG
- the dsrJ gene encoding sulfate reduction electron transfer complex DsrMKJOP subunit DsrJ, which produces MYDSGKIIPGLIIFVLFITIPIWYNRGTAGNVPKPELPKDVKTCVLPAAEIRAKHMQLLNQWRDEVIRTGDRSTMEIEGKQYPKSLMLNCMKCHTSKKKFCDTCHDYASVKPYCWDCHLAPVE; this is translated from the coding sequence ATGTATGATAGCGGTAAAATAATCCCGGGACTGATCATTTTCGTCCTGTTCATTACAATACCCATCTGGTACAACCGCGGCACCGCTGGCAACGTGCCCAAACCCGAGTTGCCCAAGGATGTCAAAACCTGTGTGCTGCCTGCGGCCGAGATTCGAGCAAAGCACATGCAACTGCTCAACCAGTGGCGTGACGAGGTTATTCGAACCGGCGACCGGAGCACCATGGAAATTGAAGGCAAGCAATATCCGAAGAGCTTGATGCTCAACTGCATGAAGTGCCACACCAGCAAGAAAAAATTCTGCGATACGTGTCACGATTATGCCTCGGTTAAACCATACTGCTGGGATTGCCACCTGGCTCCTGTTGAGTGA
- a CDS encoding (Fe-S)-binding protein, translated as MAVVKVDVLARSVAEGPSLMTGSIPTKNWMDVPVVFKPGNYAYTTKPEIQKYLDRQKGVSFPNAREWSPEDDDWKLPENWKEIIIQGIADRLDRFRSLKIFMDCCVRCGACADKCHFFLGTGDPKNMPVLRAELLRSVYRQNFTRAGKILGRMIGGREMTVGVLKEWFMYAYQCTECRRCSVFCPYGIDTAEITMMLRELLHLVGIGINWCMEPVANSNRTGNHMGLTPQAFKGNVEFLCEDIENLTGVKVNPTFNRKGAEVLFITPSADVFAEPGIFTCMGYLLLFEAIGLDYTWSTYASEGGNFGLFTSNEMMKKLNGKMYAEAKRLGVRWILGGECGHMWRVVHQYMSTMNGPADFLEVPRSPLTGTVFDNAAATKMVHISEFTADLIKNGKLNLDKSRNAHVKATFHDSCNPARAMGLIEEPRAVLDAVVDKWYEMPDNTIREKTFCCGSGTALNTDEIMELRMRSGLPRANAVKYVHDKHDVNTLACVCAIDRATLTTLMNYWVPEVQVAGLSELVGNALVIEGEQRQDLTEGLRTLV; from the coding sequence ATGGCAGTAGTAAAGGTAGATGTGTTGGCACGAAGTGTTGCCGAGGGACCTTCGCTGATGACAGGCTCCATTCCAACTAAGAATTGGATGGATGTCCCGGTCGTATTTAAGCCAGGGAATTACGCCTACACGACGAAACCTGAAATTCAAAAGTATCTTGATCGTCAGAAAGGCGTCAGCTTCCCCAATGCCCGTGAATGGAGCCCCGAGGACGATGATTGGAAACTTCCTGAAAACTGGAAAGAAATCATTATCCAGGGCATTGCGGATCGTCTCGATCGTTTCCGCTCATTGAAAATTTTTATGGATTGCTGTGTCCGTTGCGGTGCATGCGCCGACAAGTGCCACTTCTTCCTCGGCACCGGTGATCCCAAGAATATGCCGGTTTTGCGCGCAGAGTTGCTGCGCTCGGTATACCGGCAGAATTTCACCCGCGCCGGTAAGATTTTAGGCCGGATGATCGGCGGTCGCGAGATGACCGTGGGCGTACTCAAAGAGTGGTTCATGTACGCCTATCAGTGTACAGAGTGTCGCCGCTGTTCGGTTTTCTGCCCCTACGGTATCGACACCGCGGAGATCACCATGATGCTGCGTGAGTTGCTGCATCTGGTCGGTATCGGCATCAACTGGTGTATGGAGCCGGTCGCCAACTCCAACCGGACCGGTAACCATATGGGCCTCACGCCTCAGGCGTTCAAAGGCAATGTCGAGTTCCTCTGTGAGGATATCGAGAACCTGACCGGTGTCAAGGTCAACCCGACCTTCAACCGCAAGGGGGCCGAGGTCCTGTTCATCACCCCGTCAGCCGACGTCTTCGCCGAGCCCGGCATTTTCACCTGTATGGGTTACCTGTTGCTGTTCGAGGCCATCGGTCTGGATTACACCTGGTCGACCTATGCCTCCGAAGGTGGTAACTTCGGTCTCTTCACCTCTAACGAGATGATGAAGAAACTTAACGGCAAGATGTATGCCGAGGCCAAGCGCCTGGGGGTTCGCTGGATCCTTGGTGGTGAGTGCGGTCACATGTGGCGTGTTGTTCATCAGTATATGAGTACCATGAACGGTCCGGCTGACTTCCTTGAGGTGCCGCGTTCTCCGCTCACCGGAACGGTTTTCGACAATGCCGCTGCCACCAAGATGGTCCACATCTCCGAGTTTACCGCCGACCTGATCAAGAACGGCAAACTCAACCTCGACAAGAGCCGCAACGCCCATGTCAAGGCAACCTTTCACGATTCCTGCAACCCGGCCAGGGCCATGGGACTTATCGAAGAACCACGAGCTGTCCTCGATGCCGTTGTCGACAAATGGTATGAGATGCCGGACAACACCATCCGCGAGAAAACCTTTTGCTGTGGATCAGGTACCGCTCTCAACACGGATGAGATCATGGAACTCCGTATGCGTTCCGGTCTGCCCCGGGCCAATGCCGTGAAATACGTCCATGACAAACATGACGTCAACACACTGGCCTGCGTTTGTGCGATTGACAGGGCAACCCTGACGACCCTCATGAATTACTGGGTGCCCGAAGTGCAGGTCGCCGGTTTGAGTGAGCTTGTCGGCAACGCTTTGGTGATTGAAGGTGAACAACGACAAGACCTGACCGAAGGGCTCAGGACCTTGGTTTAA
- the hisA gene encoding phosphoribosylformimino-5-aminoimidazole carboxamide ribotide isomerase produces MQFRPCIDLHDGRVKQIVGSSLGEDQSNLHTNFSSELPPAYYAGLYRRDKLLGGHIIMLGPGNEEAAAEALAVWPGGMQVGGGINASNAREWLSRGASHVIVTSHVFHDGQLDLKRLQALVDLVGKERLVLDLSCRWQGDGYYVVTDRWQKFTKLKISSETVEDLSRYCDEFLVHAVDVEGKCMGIDTRLLELLSVSVPVPTTYAGGVASFADLELIRTSGRGRIDVTVGSALDIFGGQGLRYDEVVAYHGRQ; encoded by the coding sequence ATGCAATTTCGGCCATGTATCGACCTGCATGATGGTCGGGTCAAACAGATTGTCGGTTCAAGTCTTGGTGAGGATCAGTCGAACCTGCACACCAATTTTTCTTCGGAGTTGCCGCCGGCCTACTACGCGGGGTTGTATCGGCGGGACAAACTCCTGGGCGGGCATATTATCATGCTCGGGCCCGGCAATGAAGAGGCTGCAGCCGAGGCCCTGGCCGTATGGCCCGGGGGGATGCAGGTCGGTGGCGGCATCAATGCCTCCAATGCGCGCGAATGGCTCTCCCGGGGCGCTTCCCATGTCATCGTCACCTCCCATGTCTTTCACGACGGGCAACTGGATCTTAAGCGACTGCAGGCATTGGTCGACCTGGTCGGCAAAGAGCGGCTGGTGTTGGATCTCAGCTGCCGCTGGCAGGGTGATGGCTACTATGTGGTGACCGATCGCTGGCAGAAGTTCACCAAGCTGAAAATCAGCTCCGAAACCGTGGAGGACCTTTCCCGCTACTGCGATGAGTTTCTGGTGCATGCGGTGGATGTGGAGGGGAAATGCATGGGGATTGACACCCGGTTGCTGGAATTGCTTTCCGTAAGCGTTCCGGTGCCCACCACCTATGCCGGCGGGGTGGCGAGTTTTGCCGATCTCGAACTTATTCGCACCAGCGGCCGCGGGCGGATCGACGTGACCGTGGGTTCAGCCCTTGATATTTTTGGCGGCCAGGGGCTGCGCTACGACGAGGTGGTCGCCTACCATGGCCGACAATGA
- a CDS encoding carboxy terminal-processing peptidase has protein sequence MNAFRQRCLHRSHCVVLTCAVVLLTFTGGCLAKKAPPEVFDADRNELIALILSQQLPLQHFSHEPLDDKLSQKVFDLYLRQLDPRKRFLLQADVKQLGAFATHVDDELARGNVVLPNAGMDLLNDRIRMVDGFVDSLLKGGFDFVAKEYLEIEPKKLEYAESMEALKERWHLSLKMQVLESYFDLLKEKSKNGKDLTKTVDPKLHPLEIQEAVKKVRESTHRSLNRLLQQTRQDHYDRYFDAVTRAYDPHSDYMAPTSKEDFDIQMSGSLEGIGALLREDDGLIKVVRIIPGSAAEKQGQLQAEDTILAVGEKDGEPVDISEMRIREAVGYIRGPKGTEVRLTVQKPDGSKLVVPIIRDVVKIEETYVKSAVFNIGDKKFGYLRIPSFYRDFSAQSDGREARNVTDDTAAEVAKLKKQKINGLIIDLRNNGGGALTDAVQISGLFLPGGPVVQVKDSHGSIRVLEDEDPGIEYKGDLIVLVNQFSASASEILAAALQDYGRAFVIGGVHTHGKGTVQAMMDLNRNLPLFQLQRYEDLGALKLTIQKFYRVNGGSTQYKGVEPDLEVPSMFDYLETGEKYMDYSLPWDQVNAIDFEHWQGERLNRAQAIKEGKRWVDNSDTFMKIKKETEKARIRSKQTKVSLNWNSMWQERQELEETRKDAKAAGLLPETEDDGAPLKEEKKLDQLATTDPYVQLALYLLKGGGPLPSKAVPVP, from the coding sequence ATGAATGCCTTCCGTCAGCGATGTTTGCACCGCTCCCACTGCGTTGTCCTCACCTGTGCTGTTGTGCTCCTTACTTTTACCGGCGGGTGCCTCGCCAAGAAGGCCCCGCCGGAAGTTTTTGATGCCGACCGGAACGAGTTGATCGCCCTTATCTTGAGTCAGCAGTTGCCGCTGCAGCATTTCAGTCACGAACCGCTTGACGACAAGCTTTCGCAAAAGGTCTTTGATCTCTACCTTCGCCAGCTCGACCCGCGCAAACGTTTCCTCCTTCAGGCGGACGTCAAACAGCTGGGTGCCTTTGCAACCCATGTGGATGATGAACTGGCCAGGGGCAACGTGGTGCTGCCCAATGCCGGCATGGATCTGCTCAATGACCGGATTCGCATGGTTGACGGATTTGTCGACTCCCTACTCAAGGGCGGTTTTGATTTCGTGGCCAAGGAATATTTGGAGATCGAGCCCAAAAAACTCGAATATGCCGAGAGCATGGAAGCGCTCAAGGAGCGTTGGCATCTGAGTTTGAAGATGCAGGTCCTTGAATCCTATTTTGATCTCCTCAAAGAGAAAAGTAAAAATGGCAAGGACTTAACAAAGACAGTCGACCCGAAACTGCATCCGCTGGAAATACAGGAGGCGGTGAAAAAGGTTCGGGAGAGCACCCACCGTTCGTTGAATCGGCTGCTGCAGCAGACCCGCCAGGATCACTATGATCGCTACTTTGATGCCGTCACCCGTGCCTACGATCCGCACAGCGATTACATGGCCCCGACCTCCAAGGAAGATTTCGATATCCAGATGAGCGGATCTCTGGAGGGAATTGGAGCCCTTTTGCGTGAAGACGATGGCTTGATCAAGGTGGTGCGCATCATTCCTGGCAGTGCGGCGGAAAAACAGGGGCAACTCCAGGCGGAAGACACCATCCTTGCCGTTGGCGAAAAGGATGGCGAACCAGTCGATATCTCGGAGATGCGTATCCGCGAGGCAGTGGGGTACATCCGTGGTCCCAAGGGGACGGAAGTCCGCCTCACCGTGCAGAAACCGGACGGCAGCAAACTGGTGGTGCCTATCATCCGTGATGTGGTGAAAATTGAGGAAACATATGTAAAATCAGCAGTTTTCAATATTGGGGACAAGAAATTCGGCTACCTGCGGATACCCAGCTTCTATCGCGATTTCAGCGCGCAAAGCGATGGCAGGGAGGCGCGCAACGTGACCGATGATACTGCAGCAGAAGTTGCGAAGTTGAAAAAACAAAAGATCAACGGCCTGATTATCGACCTGCGCAACAACGGCGGCGGTGCGCTGACGGATGCGGTACAGATCTCCGGGCTCTTTCTTCCAGGTGGGCCGGTGGTTCAGGTCAAGGACTCCCACGGTTCCATCCGTGTCCTGGAGGATGAGGATCCGGGCATCGAATATAAGGGCGACTTGATTGTGCTGGTCAATCAGTTCAGCGCCTCCGCATCGGAAATTCTGGCGGCGGCTTTGCAGGATTACGGGAGGGCCTTCGTCATCGGTGGCGTCCATACCCACGGCAAGGGGACGGTGCAAGCGATGATGGATCTCAATCGCAACCTGCCGCTGTTTCAACTCCAGCGCTATGAGGACCTGGGGGCTTTGAAATTGACAATCCAGAAATTTTACCGGGTGAACGGCGGTTCCACCCAGTATAAGGGCGTCGAACCGGATCTCGAAGTCCCTTCGATGTTCGATTATCTGGAAACAGGGGAAAAATATATGGATTATTCGCTTCCCTGGGATCAGGTCAACGCGATTGACTTCGAGCACTGGCAGGGAGAACGGCTGAACAGGGCTCAGGCCATCAAGGAAGGAAAACGCTGGGTGGACAACAGTGACACGTTCATGAAGATCAAGAAAGAAACGGAAAAGGCCAGGATCCGCTCCAAGCAAACCAAGGTGAGCTTGAATTGGAATTCGATGTGGCAAGAGCGGCAGGAGCTGGAAGAAACCCGCAAGGATGCCAAGGCAGCTGGCTTGCTGCCGGAGACCGAAGACGATGGCGCTCCCCTGAAAGAGGAGAAGAAGCTGGATCAACTGGCCACCACTGATCCCTATGTGCAGCTTGCGTTGTATCTCCTTAAAGGTGGGGGACCATTGCCCTCCAAAGCTGTGCCGGTCCCATAA
- a CDS encoding MBL fold metallo-hydrolase: MIKVKFWGVRGSIPCPGPKTMKYGGNTACIELRFPEVNRHIIIDAGSGIRELANSMLANDLPKGPITTEIYLSHTHWDHIMGFPFFVPAYIPGTRIKVFGPVTYEDEPLEAVVGGQMKYRYFPVNMGELAGSIQYERLKEEPLLDLGDGITLATAIINHPITALGYRFTFRGKVFCTAYDTEPFRNLFITDPEDPSYDEMMAIEGEEAAREQNQVLENFYRGADLLVHDAQYTRAEYEKGKIGWGHTPIEDAIAAARRAGVKRLALFHHDPERSDDQLDAMGETYCAPDPQNPMQLFFAREGQEIILD, encoded by the coding sequence ATGATCAAGGTGAAATTTTGGGGGGTACGTGGGTCCATCCCCTGTCCCGGGCCCAAGACCATGAAGTACGGCGGCAACACCGCCTGCATTGAACTTCGTTTTCCCGAGGTTAATCGACATATCATCATCGATGCCGGTTCCGGTATCCGTGAGCTGGCCAACTCCATGCTGGCCAACGACCTGCCCAAGGGACCCATCACCACCGAGATTTACCTCTCCCACACCCACTGGGACCATATCATGGGGTTTCCCTTTTTTGTTCCAGCCTATATTCCGGGAACCAGGATCAAGGTGTTCGGTCCGGTCACCTATGAGGATGAACCGTTGGAAGCAGTGGTCGGCGGGCAGATGAAGTACAGGTACTTTCCGGTCAACATGGGGGAACTGGCAGGCTCCATCCAGTACGAACGACTCAAGGAGGAACCGTTGCTCGACCTCGGTGATGGTATCACCCTGGCCACGGCAATTATCAATCATCCCATCACTGCTTTGGGGTACCGATTCACCTTCCGCGGAAAGGTGTTCTGCACCGCCTACGACACTGAGCCGTTTCGGAACCTCTTCATCACCGACCCGGAGGATCCCTCCTACGATGAGATGATGGCGATCGAAGGGGAAGAGGCGGCCCGTGAACAGAATCAGGTCCTGGAGAATTTTTATAGGGGGGCCGATCTCCTGGTTCATGATGCCCAGTACACCCGGGCCGAATACGAGAAGGGCAAGATCGGCTGGGGGCACACTCCGATTGAGGATGCCATTGCCGCCGCCCGCAGGGCCGGAGTGAAGCGGTTGGCGCTTTTTCATCATGATCCGGAACGCAGTGACGATCAGCTGGATGCCATGGGCGAAACCTACTGCGCCCCTGATCCCCAAAACCCGATGCAGCTCTTTTTTGCCCGGGAAGGGCAGGAGATCATTCTTGACTAA
- the yedF gene encoding sulfurtransferase-like selenium metabolism protein YedF has protein sequence MNPEILDCIGLACPKPVLRAKDALAAGSSIIKVMVDNEASQNNVARFGRNQGHEVSCSREGENLFAVTIVASGSGSGEAFDPDAYQCELPTPSQGAMIYVISSDSMGRGSDELGWALLQTYVQTIKDVQPLPSKIVLYNAGVKLVTTESGALDALRELQSRGIEILACGTCLDFYQLKSAIQVGQISNMHEIMTTMAEADKIVSPF, from the coding sequence ATGAACCCGGAAATTCTTGACTGTATCGGGTTGGCATGCCCGAAACCGGTCCTGCGCGCCAAGGATGCCCTCGCCGCAGGATCATCGATTATAAAGGTGATGGTCGATAATGAGGCCTCGCAGAACAATGTGGCCCGCTTCGGCCGTAACCAGGGCCACGAAGTGAGTTGCAGCCGGGAAGGGGAGAACCTCTTTGCGGTGACCATTGTCGCCAGCGGCAGTGGCTCTGGCGAAGCCTTCGATCCTGATGCCTATCAATGTGAGCTGCCCACTCCCTCCCAAGGTGCAATGATTTACGTAATTTCCTCGGATTCCATGGGGCGCGGTTCCGATGAGCTGGGTTGGGCCCTGTTACAGACCTATGTGCAGACGATTAAGGATGTGCAGCCGCTGCCCAGTAAAATCGTCCTCTATAACGCCGGGGTCAAGCTGGTCACCACCGAATCGGGCGCCCTGGATGCCCTGCGTGAACTGCAGTCCCGTGGGATCGAGATTCTTGCCTGTGGCACCTGTCTGGACTTTTATCAACTGAAATCAGCTATTCAGGTGGGACAGATTTCCAATATGCATGAAATCATGACCACCATGGCCGAGGCGGATAAAATCGTCAGCCCATTTTAG
- a CDS encoding HDOD domain-containing protein, with protein sequence MNERKNRLDKIRVFVDKMPSLSTTVGKVLEICSRPDTAPNDLNKVISLDPVLTGQVLKLINSAYYSLVNKVTSLTRAIIMLGLNTVKNLALSTAIIRCVGQAKKSKSLPIKDFWAHSIGVGVMAKLLAAEQGVALAEREEFFVAGLLHDLGKVPFGDEYAEVLAQVMMTLQPLNVLERELMDIDHEEVGQMIASKWKLNAVITDAICHHHAPQEAAAENQHLVATVALADFYVCLFDIGYAGNRYPDEAQLQPLLEMCKLDWSSVVGLRDKVDAEITKAEIFLQV encoded by the coding sequence ATGAACGAGCGAAAAAACCGACTGGATAAGATTCGTGTCTTTGTCGACAAGATGCCCAGCCTTTCGACGACTGTCGGCAAGGTGCTGGAGATCTGCAGCCGCCCCGACACTGCTCCCAACGATTTGAACAAGGTCATTTCCCTTGATCCGGTCCTGACCGGTCAGGTGCTGAAACTGATCAACTCCGCCTACTATTCTTTGGTCAACAAGGTCACCTCCCTGACCAGGGCGATCATCATGCTCGGTTTGAATACGGTGAAGAACCTGGCACTTTCCACCGCGATTATCCGTTGCGTCGGCCAGGCGAAGAAATCCAAGTCGCTGCCGATCAAGGATTTCTGGGCCCATTCCATCGGCGTTGGCGTTATGGCCAAGCTACTTGCCGCCGAGCAGGGAGTTGCCCTTGCCGAACGCGAGGAGTTCTTTGTGGCGGGCCTGCTGCACGATCTGGGCAAGGTCCCCTTTGGCGATGAGTATGCCGAGGTGCTGGCGCAGGTCATGATGACGCTGCAGCCGCTCAATGTGCTCGAACGGGAACTGATGGACATCGATCACGAGGAGGTGGGGCAGATGATCGCCTCCAAGTGGAAGCTCAATGCCGTCATTACCGACGCCATCTGTCATCACCATGCACCGCAAGAGGCCGCAGCGGAAAATCAGCACCTGGTGGCCACCGTGGCCCTGGCGGATTTTTATGTCTGTCTGTTTGACATCGGTTACGCGGGCAACCGCTATCCGGATGAGGCGCAGCTGCAGCCGCTCTTGGAGATGTGCAAGCTGGACTGGAGTTCCGTTGTCGGCCTCAGGGATAAGGTCGATGCCGAAATAACCAAGGCGGAAATTTTTCTTCAGGTTTGA
- the dsrM gene encoding sulfate reduction electron transfer complex DsrMKJOP subunit DsrM, with protein MKYAFPLAAVIALVLIALILVQIPGMQYLFGVVVPYLAMALFLGGFCYRVIHWAKSPVPFRIPTTCGQGYTMPWIKYDKLEAPVNTGQVVARMFLEIFLFRSLWRNTKATVYPGPKLTYESSKWLWLFGIMFHYSFLVIVIRHMRLFLDPVPGIVALTETADSLLQIGAPTMYTTDVTIILALMFLLGRRFFNPQVRYISLLNDYFPLFLILGIAFTGILMRFFVRTDVDINAIKQLAFGLVTFSPTIVADISALFYAHLFLVCTLLAYFPFSKLMHMGGVFLSPTRNLANNNRMVRHINPWNPDIKPHSYAGYEDEFREDMIEQGIPVEKELPPKAND; from the coding sequence ATGAAGTACGCCTTCCCTTTGGCGGCAGTAATTGCCCTGGTGTTGATTGCGCTGATACTGGTGCAGATACCGGGAATGCAATACCTCTTTGGTGTTGTCGTTCCGTATCTCGCTATGGCGCTGTTCTTAGGCGGTTTTTGTTACAGGGTCATCCATTGGGCCAAATCGCCGGTACCGTTCAGAATTCCAACCACGTGCGGTCAGGGCTACACCATGCCCTGGATCAAGTACGACAAGCTGGAGGCGCCGGTCAACACCGGACAGGTTGTTGCCCGAATGTTCCTGGAAATTTTTCTGTTCCGCTCCCTGTGGCGCAACACCAAGGCCACCGTGTACCCGGGGCCGAAGCTGACTTATGAGTCCAGCAAATGGCTGTGGCTGTTCGGCATCATGTTCCATTACAGTTTCCTGGTGATCGTCATTCGTCACATGCGCCTGTTCCTGGATCCGGTCCCTGGAATCGTTGCCCTCACCGAAACTGCGGATTCACTGCTGCAGATCGGGGCACCGACCATGTACACCACTGATGTCACCATCATTCTCGCCCTGATGTTCCTGCTTGGTCGTCGCTTCTTCAATCCCCAGGTTCGCTACATCTCACTGCTCAACGATTATTTCCCGCTGTTCTTGATTTTAGGTATCGCCTTCACCGGTATCCTCATGCGTTTCTTTGTACGTACCGATGTCGATATCAACGCCATCAAGCAGTTAGCCTTCGGCTTGGTCACCTTCTCACCGACCATCGTCGCCGATATCAGCGCCCTGTTCTATGCGCATCTCTTCTTAGTCTGCACACTGCTTGCCTACTTTCCTTTCAGCAAGCTCATGCATATGGGCGGCGTCTTCCTCAGCCCGACCCGAAATCTGGCAAACAATAACAGAATGGTTCGCCACATCAACCCCTGGAACCCGGACATCAAACCGCATTCCTATGCCGGCTACGAGGATGAGTTCCGTGAGGATATGATTGAGCAGGGCATTCCCGTTGAGAAAGAGTTGCCGCCAAAGGCTAATGACTAA